From Pseudothermotoga thermarum DSM 5069, a single genomic window includes:
- a CDS encoding deoxynucleoside kinase yields the protein MKPKVIVEGTVGAGKTTFIEVMSKKLNLEPIYELSDQKLVEILEKFYADPAKWGFQLQIYFLTKRFEQMDLAKKKVDVIMDRSIFCDHIFPLTLLKCGKLTNLEYEIYKDLHTTLLKLATAPRLMVYLRCSTETAIKRIEKRGRSWELKVDKNYWYVLNQCYEEYFANYNLSSLLVVNTDNIDEKFEGLDDLIKELLKSKRKVICEYDGKSVKRSVRNAGDSR from the coding sequence GTGAAGCCGAAAGTGATTGTGGAAGGAACTGTTGGTGCTGGGAAAACTACTTTCATCGAGGTGATGTCGAAGAAGCTGAATTTGGAACCAATATACGAACTATCGGATCAAAAATTGGTTGAAATACTCGAAAAATTCTACGCAGATCCAGCCAAATGGGGATTTCAACTTCAAATTTATTTTTTGACAAAAAGATTTGAACAAATGGATCTTGCAAAGAAAAAAGTCGATGTAATAATGGATCGATCGATATTCTGCGATCATATTTTTCCTTTGACTTTGCTGAAGTGTGGCAAGTTAACCAATTTAGAGTACGAGATATACAAAGATCTACATACAACTCTTCTTAAACTTGCAACTGCTCCAAGGTTGATGGTTTATTTGAGATGTTCAACTGAAACGGCAATCAAAAGGATTGAAAAGCGAGGACGAAGCTGGGAGCTGAAGGTTGACAAAAACTATTGGTATGTTTTGAACCAATGCTACGAAGAATACTTTGCGAATTACAATTTGTCATCACTCCTTGTCGTTAACACAGACAATATCGATGAAAAATTCGAAGGTTTGGACGATTTGATCAAAGAACTTTTAAAGTCGAAAAGAAAAGTGATCTGCGAGTACGATGGTAAAAGCGTAAAAAGGAGTGTAAGAAATGCTGGAGATAGTCGTTGA
- a CDS encoding inositol monophosphatase family protein produces MEVICEAAVKAGKFALEKLGKIEKIDVKSHFSDVVTDVDYACQKMIVEIIKRKIPDAIFVLEEGKGGKSIPYAEKVFLIDPIDGTLNYSHSLPFFGVSIARLDKGQITEAAVYAPFSNELFYAKKGFGAFLNGKRIYNERQPSLKESLLVTGIPYDQNLFDWTFKSIYEVSKVVQEVRILGSAAVELCYVSCGRLDGYWEIGLKPWDIAAGVLIASESGIQISGIKGDFDLEKGEILASVKSIHEDLKRILGEIV; encoded by the coding sequence GTGGAAGTCATCTGTGAAGCCGCTGTGAAAGCTGGAAAGTTTGCGCTTGAAAAATTGGGGAAGATAGAGAAAATAGATGTTAAATCCCACTTCTCCGACGTGGTAACCGATGTGGATTATGCTTGTCAAAAAATGATCGTTGAGATTATAAAAAGAAAGATTCCCGACGCCATATTTGTACTTGAGGAAGGCAAAGGTGGAAAATCCATACCTTATGCCGAGAAAGTTTTTTTGATCGATCCAATAGATGGTACTTTGAACTATTCACACTCTTTGCCGTTTTTTGGTGTAAGCATAGCAAGACTTGACAAAGGACAGATAACTGAAGCGGCAGTCTACGCTCCTTTCAGCAATGAACTTTTCTACGCGAAAAAAGGTTTTGGAGCATTTTTAAATGGAAAACGAATTTACAACGAACGTCAACCGTCTTTGAAGGAATCTTTGCTTGTCACCGGTATACCTTACGATCAAAATTTGTTCGATTGGACTTTTAAAAGTATCTATGAGGTTTCAAAGGTTGTCCAAGAGGTTCGAATTCTTGGTTCTGCAGCAGTTGAATTATGCTACGTTTCCTGCGGAAGGCTCGACGGATATTGGGAAATCGGTTTAAAACCCTGGGACATTGCCGCAGGAGTTTTAATAGCCAGCGAAAGTGGTATTCAAATCAGTGGAATAAAAGGTGATTTTGATCTTGAAAAAGGCGAGATTTTGGCGAGTGTCAAATCGATCCACGAAGATTTGAAAAGGATATTGGGGGAAATTGTGTGA